In Triticum urartu cultivar G1812 chromosome 6, Tu2.1, whole genome shotgun sequence, the following proteins share a genomic window:
- the LOC125514661 gene encoding pyruvate dehydrogenase E1 component subunit alpha-1, mitochondrial has protein sequence MAAAMLLRRLPAARSPIMAATRAISDSTAPLTIETSMPFTAHIVDPPSRDVATTPAELVAFFHDMSLMRRMEIAADSLYKAKLIRGFCHLYDGQEAVCAGMEAAITRKDSIITAYRDHCIFLSRGGDLVTAFAELMGRQVGCSRGKGGSMHFYKKDANFYGGHGIVGAQVPLGCGLAFAQKYRKEDTVSFSLYGDGAANQGQLFEALNISALWKLPAILVCENNHYGMGTAEWRAAKSPSYYKRGDYVPGLKVDGMDVLAVKQACKFAKEHAIANGPIVLEMDTYRYHGHSMSDPGSTYRTRDEISGVRQERDPIERVRKLLLAHDLATPAELKDMEKEIRKEVDAAIAKAKESPMPDASELFTNVYVKGFGVESFGADRKELRATLP, from the exons ATGGCCGCGGCCatgctcctccgccgcctcccggccGCGCGCTCCCCCATCATGGCGGCGACGCGCGCGATCTCCGACTCCACGGCGCCGCTCACCATCGAGACCTCGATGCCCTTCACGGCCCACATCGTCGACCCGCCCTCCCGCGACGTCGCCACCACCCCCGCCGAGCTCGTCGCCTTCTTCCACGACATGTCCCTCATGCGCCGCATGGAGATCGCCGCCGACTCGCTTTACAAGGCCAAGCTCATCCGCGGCTTCTGCCACCTCTACGACGGCCAGGAGGCCGTCTGCGCCGGCATGGAGGCCGCCATCACCCGCAAGGACTCCATCATCACCGCCTACCGCGACCACTGCATCTTCCTCTCCCGCGGCGGCGACCTCGTCACCGCCTTCGCCGAGCTCATGGGCCGCCAGGTCGGCTGCTCCCGCGGCAAGGGCGGATCCATGCATTTTTACAAGAAGGACGCCAACTTCTACGGCGGCCACGGGATCGTCGGTGCCCAGGTGCCCCTCGGCTGCGGCCTCGCCTTCGCGCAGAAGTACAGGAAGGAGGACACCGTCTCCTTCTCCCTCTACGGCGATGGCGCCGCCAACCAGGGCCAGCTCTTTGAGGCGCTCAACATCTCGGCCCTCTGGAAGCTGCCCGCCATACTCGTCTGCGAGAACAACCATT ACGGGATGGGAACGGCTGAGTGGAGGGCGGCCAAGAGCCCCTCCTACTACAAGCGTGGTGACTATGTGCCTGGATTGAAG GTCGACGGAATGGATGTTCTTGCTGTGAAGCAGGCATGCAAATTTGCGAAGGAGCATGCCATTGCAAATGGCCCAATT GTTCTTGAAATGGACACGTATAGGTACCACGGCCACTCTATGTCAGATCCAGGAAGCACTTACCGCACCAGGGATGAGATCTCGGGTGTAAGACAG GAGCGTGATCCAATTGAAAGGGTTAGAAAGTTGCTCTTGGCTCATGACCTAGCAACCCCTGCTGAGCTCAAG GACATGGAGAAAGAAATTAGGAAAGAAGTCGACGCTGCCATTGCTAAAGCCAAG GAAAGTCCTATGCCTGATGCTTCTGAGCTCTTTACAAATGTCTACGTCAAGGGTTTCGGCGTTGAG TCATTTGGCGCAGATAGAAAGGAGTTGAGAGCTACACTCCCATAG